DNA from Variovorax sp. V213:
GCTCAGGCCCGCGGCGGCCCTGGGCGAGGAAGTGTTGCTCATGCGTGGGTCTCCAGTGATTGCAGTAGCCGTTCGCGGCCTTCGTTCAAGCGGGCGCGCACCTGCTGCGCGCTGGTGCCGCTCGCGGTCAGGGTGCACACGGGGTCGTCGATGTCGAAACGCTGGCCCGCAGCCGGCACATCGCGCAGGCCGGGCCAAGCGGCGAGCCGTCGCGCGGCGGCCGCATCGAGTTCGATGGGTTGCCGTGCGAACACGATCTCGATGCCTTCGATGTCTTGCGCCGGCAAAGGCGTCGACGGCGGCAGCTCGCCCTGCAGGCAGGCGCGCACGTGCGCCTGCATCACGCCCGGCGAGCCATCCGGCCGACGGTAGAGGCTCATGCTGGCCGGCGGACGGGGGTTGATCTCGAGCACACCGATGGTGTCGCCGTCGCGCACGAAGTCGAGGCTGCACAGGCCGCGCAGCTCGAACTCGACGGTCAATGCGCGTGCGATCGAAGTCACCCGGTCTGCAACGTCGCCGGGCAAGGGCACCGGTCCGATGGCACCGCAGAACACGTAGGGCCGCGTGCCGAAGCGGCGCACGCTCTGCTCGTTGAAGCCGAGCACACGGACGTCGTGGCCATTGGCGATGAAGGTGGCCGACATCGGCAGCCCCGGCATCTCGCGTTGGAAGTAATGGTGCGATGAAGGTGGCTCGTCCATCGACCAGGGCGCATGGCGCACATGCCAGCCGCCGCAGCCATGCGCGTCTTTCATCAACCATCCCGCGGGATCCTCCGGCGGCCGCAGCAGCACCTGGGGAAAGGGCATGACGCGCGCCGAAAGAAAGCCGAAGAATGCCGCCGGATCGCGCAGGCGGCGTACGGCGGCCGGCGCGGTGCCGATCAGCGGCAGCACGGCCGCGCCCTCTTCGAGCAAGTCGGGCTCGCCTTCGAAGCCGCTGCCCGCGATCCAGCCCAGCACCGGATCGCCGTCCGCGCCCTCTTTGGCCAGCGTATGCAACGCTGCCATCACGCTGGCGGCATCGATCTGCAAGCTGCCCGGCGTACCGATCGGCAGCCAGCGCGATGCGGCGCGGCACGTGTCGATGTCGCCGAACAGATCGAGCGCGACAACCTTGAAGCCGTCGCCGGCCGCTGCCTCGGCCATGGCGCGCGCGGAGATGGCGGCAACGGCAATCGTCGGCATTGGGCAGCGGCGCTTCAAGCCGTCTTGGCGGCCTGCTCGACCAGGAACGCGCGCGCCACGGCAAAGGCTTCGGCAAAGCTCAGCACCTGCGCCTTCTCGGCCTCGCACATCTGCACCAGCAGGCGATGCTGCGTCTGGTACTTGACGTTGCCCACGGCCAGCGCGCCAATGCCCACGGCCTGGGTCCCGGCCAGCGGCTTGGCGTCGTCCATCACGCCCACGCCGGCGATGCCCTCCGGCGGCACGGCGTTCACGTCGGCCGCCACCTTGAGCCGAGTCGCGGCACCGAGCGCTTCGCCGGACACCACCTGCACGCCCGCGGCCGCGCAGGCCAGCAGCACGTCGGCATCGGCGATGGAGCGGCGCACGGCATCGGGGTCGCCGCCCGAGAGGCCGTGCAAGCTCACGCCGAAGCGCTTCCCGGTTTCATCCGCCGCCTCCTGCGCCGCGTCGATGCCGTTGCGGCTCGACAGGTAAACGTCGGCCCCGGCCTGCGCCGCGATCACGCCGGCCACACGGCCCACCGGCCCCGTGCCGCCGAGGATCACCACCCGCTGGCCTTCCAGGCCGTGGCCATGATTGCGCTTCAACGCGGCCTCCACGCACGCGACCATGGCCGCGGCCGTGGTGTAGGCACCGCTGGGGTCGGCCATCAGCGAGACGACGAAGGGCTTGACCATCGAGGTCCTTGCGCGCTCGAGCATGTCGGCCGCCAGCTGCGCATCGCGCCCGCCAATGAAGATGCCGGTGCGCGCAACGCCCTTGGGCCCGCGCGAGAAGATGGTGTCCTGCGTCAGCCCGGTGATGCGGTCGAGCGCCACGCCGCAATACGGCACGATGATCTGGTAGCCCGCGTCCGCCGCCATGTTGATGTCGAACGGACTCATCTGGGGGCCGGGGGTGAACATGTGGAGGATGCGGGGACGTTCCATGAGAGAGAGCCTGCGTTTGGAATGAATGGAAAAGTTGGATGGGCGAGTTCAGCGGTCGCGCGGCGGTGCGCGGCGGTCACGCACCGCGGCACCGCGGTTGCGGCCGGTGACGATGCGAATCTCCAGCTGCGGGTCGACATGCCCGCCGGCCCGCGCGGCGTCGACGAGCAACTGGGCACGGGCTTCCGAAGACACGATCGCAAAGCCGGTGGGGCCCCAGGAGCTTTGCCCGATGGCGGCCCCGTTGGCGCGGCTCGCGTCGGCGAACCACCGCATCAGCCGTGCGACCGCCAGGCTGGTGAAGACGCCGCCCTGCGCCGGCGCAAAGTGCTCGCCGAGCAATTGCTGCATGCGGTTGATGCCGGCGGCGAACGGCGCGAACTCCTCGCTGGCCGCGCCAGGCAGCACGCGCATCAGGACCTGATGGCAGATGTCGGCGGCGACCGCCTGCGGCAACGGCGGCAAGGACGCAATGGCATTTTTTTCGGCACCGCCCGACAGGCCCCGGTGCACAGGGTCCTGGACCACGACGATGCGCCATTCCTCCGGGAACGGAATGCGCGAGAGCAGCGGCGCCGGCAGGCCGTCTGCTCCGGGGCCGCCATCGAGCAGCAGGCCGCCGGTGTCGAAGCCCGCAATGCCGATGCCCGAGCGCAGGCCACGGCCGAGCCAGTGCGCCAGCGTCGCGGTGCCCACGTCGAGGCCGTGCCATTCGGCAAAGGCGCGACCGATGGCGGACGCGAGCTGCGTGCCCGAACCGAAGCCCGCATGCGGCGGCAGCACCTGGCACAGCCGCAAGGACAGCGGCGCATGGCACCCGCTGCGCTGCCGCAGCAGCGAGAGATGCGCGGCGGCGCGGGCCAGTTCGGCTTCGGCGGCCGGCGTGTCGGCCGCCAGGTGGTCCAACGGGGACGCCGACAGCTCGATCTCCGTGGTGAAACCGTCGATCACCACCCCGAGGCTGCCGAAGGCGCGCCCCAGGGAGCCGGAGGGATCGAGAAAACCCAGGTGCAGGCGCCCGGGAGCGCTCACACTCACCGTGCGGATACCCAGGTCGTGCCGGGGGGCGAAGGCGAGATCGGCGGAGGTCATGGGCGGTGGTGGACGGCGAGGCGAAGTCATTGACCCGCTTGTCATAGCAAGGGCCGTTCCGTCCGGGCCTCCACAGGGGCGCACCACGGCTTCGCGCGTGGAGAGGGCGGGCGATGTCCCAGGAGCGGGACACTGTGTCACGCCGCTCGGCAGCGGCAGCGAGGGGGAGGCTGCCGTGCCGCCGTCTCCTCCTCAGTCGCCCAGCACCCCCATCGCGCGGCGCTCGACGAGGTCGCTGGCGCGGCTCAGGTGCGAGTGCATGTGCGCGGCGGCCGCGTCGAGGTCGTTGTCCTCCACCGCCTCGAGAATCTGCAGGTGTTCTCGACATGACTTGTGCAGCAGGTCGATGTTCACCAGCGGGTAGTCCGACAGGTCCGCCATGCGCCGCAGCCGGTTCTGCTGCCGAACGGCATCGAGGATGAAGCGGTTGCCCGAGGCGCTGGCAAGCAGTTCGTGGAACTGCGCGTTGGCCTCGAAGAAATCCATCCACGAATGCCGCGACGCCTGGGCCAGCAGGGCGCGCTGGCGCTCCCGGCAGGCAAGCAGCCTTTCGTGGTCGACCCGGAAGCCCGGCTCGCGCAGCGCCGCGCATTCGACGGTCAGGCGGAACCGGTAGCTCTCGCGCTCGCTTTCCACCGAGTCCAGCGTTTCGGTGAACTCCCAGCGCTGGTAGTGCCGCCCGCGCAGCACGCCGTCCTGCAGCAGCGTGGTGAGCACGGTGCGCAGCAGTGTGCGCGGCACGCCGTAGCTTTGCGCAAGCTCGAGTTCGTTCACGCGGGTGGGAAGCTTGCCCGAGAGGCGATCGCGCAGCAGCCGGTAGTAGAGCGTTTTCTCCTCGTCTTCGGGCAGCTCGCGCCGCACGAGCGCCAGCGCTTCGCGGCCAGCCACCAGCGTGTAGCCGCGGTTGGGCGCATGCGCCAGCACGGCGCGCTCGTGCAGAAAGCGCAGCGCCGCGCGCACCGGCGTGCGCGAAATGCCTAGCCGACTGGCCAGGTCGGCCTCGGTCATGTGGCGGCCGTTTTCGTAGCCCCCCGCCAGCGCCTGGTCGAGGATGTAGCGGCTCACGCGCTGGGTCAGGGGCGGGATAGGTGCGATCGGCTTGTTCATCGTCGAGGGGGCCATGATCATGGCATCTTTGTATTTTTTGGCTCAAAAAACCATGTACATCTTGTGCCAAAAATACAATTTGCATTCCTAAGATCGGCCCCACGGCGACCCAGGCGACGGGTTGCTCCCAACGGAGAAACCAACTCGTGGCCCTTGCCGACACCCTGCCCTCTTCTTCCGCCGCTGCCGCGCGGACCACCGGCCTTGCGCCTTCGCTCGACGCGTTCTGGATGCCCTTCACGCCCAATCGCAAGTTCAAGCAGTCGCCCCGGCTGATCGTAGGCGGCGAAGGCCTTTACTACGACCTGGCCGACGGCCGCCGCGTGCTCGACGCCATTGCCGGCCTGTGGTGCGTGAACGCCGGCCATCGCAACCCGCGGGTCAGTGCGGCGATGAAGGCGCAGATCGACGTGCTCGACTACGCCTCCAACTTCCAGATCGGCCACCCCGCGGCCTTCGAACTGGCGCAGCGGCTCGCGCAGTTCGCGCCCGAGGGCATGAACCACGTCTTCTTCACCAACTCCGGCTCGGAGTCGGTCGACACCGCACTGAAGATCGCGCTGGCCTATCACCGGGCGCGCGGCGACGCGGGCCGCTACCGCCTCATTGGCCGCGAGCGCGCCTACCACGGCGTGGGGTTCGGCGGCATCTCGGTGGGCGGCATCGGCCGCCAGCGCAGCACCTTCGGCCCGCTGCTCAACGGCGTGGACCATCTGCCCCACACGCATGACCTGGCACGCAATGCGTTCTCGCGCGGCGAGCCCGCGCACGGCATCGAAAAAGCCGATGCGCTCGAGGCCCTGCTGGCGCTGCACGACGCCTCGACGGTGGCCGCGGTGATCGTCGAGCCCGTGGCCGGATCGACAGGCGTGCTGCCCCCGCCGCGCGGCTACCTGAAGCGCCTGCGCGAAATCTGCGACCGCCACGGCATCCTGCTGATCTTCGACGAGGTCATCACCGGCTTCGGCCGCCTGGGCGCCAACTTCGCGGCCGACCTGTTCGGCGTGACGCCCGACATCATCACCACCGCCAAGGGCCTCACCAACGGTGCCGTGCCGATGGGCGCGGTGCTGATGCGCGACGGAATCCACGATGCCTTCATGCAGGGCAGCGTCGGCGCCATCGAGCTTTCGCACGGCTACACCTATTCGGGCCATCCGCTGGCTTGCGCGGCCGCCATGGCCACGCTGGACGCCTACACCGAAGACGGCCTCATCGCCCAGGCGGCAGCGCTCTCGCCGTTCTTCGAGGACGCGATCCATGGCTTGCGCGGCCTGCCGGGCGTGATCGACATCCGCAACACGGGCCTGCTCGGCGGCATCGAGCTGCAGGCCTGGGCCGACGGTCCGGGCACGCACGCGCAAGCCGTCGCCCAGCAGTGCGCCGACCTGGGCGTGCTGGTGCGCTCGGTGGGGGACACCATCGCGCTCTCGCCACCGCTCACCATCGGGCGCGAACACATCGGGCAGATCGCGGACGCGCTGCGCACGGCCATCGCGCAGACTGCGCGCTCGACGGACAAGGAAGCATGAACATGGACATCGAATCGTTCCCCCTCTACGACGTCGAAGGCGACGCGCGCCAGTGCGGCCAGCAGTACGGCCGCGCGGCCGGCGACCGCATCGACCTGAGCCTGAAAACTTATCGCCAGGCCTTCGAGCGCGTGGGCCTTGGCTGGGACCGCACCCGTGCGCTCGCGCGCCGCTTCATGCCGCTCATCGAGGCTTTCGACGCCGGCATGATGCGCGAAATAGAGGGCTTGGCCGAAGGCGCCGGCGTGCCTGCCGAGGACATCATCGCGCTCAATGCGCGCAGCGAGATGCTCTACGCCTTTGCGCAGCTCGAAGCAACCGAGCCGCCCGACGGCTGCACCGGCGTGGTGGTAATGCCCTCCGCCGCGCGCGACGGCAAGCTCATCCACGCGCAGAACTGGGACTGGCGCGTCGAGAGCCTGGAGCTCGGCGTGGTGCTGCGCATCCAGCCGGCCAAGGGGCCGGCCATGCTGACTTTCGCGGAAGCGGGCACGCTCGCCCGCGCCGGACTCAACAGCGCCGGCATCGCGGTCACGGGTAACTTCATCAAGGCCGACAACGACGGCAAGCAGCAGGGCGTGCCGCTCGCGCTGATCCGCCGCGGCATCCTGCAGTCGGAGCTTTACGCCAACGCGCTGGGCGTGGTGTGCCGCACGGCGCG
Protein-coding regions in this window:
- a CDS encoding GntR family transcriptional regulator is translated as MIMAPSTMNKPIAPIPPLTQRVSRYILDQALAGGYENGRHMTEADLASRLGISRTPVRAALRFLHERAVLAHAPNRGYTLVAGREALALVRRELPEDEEKTLYYRLLRDRLSGKLPTRVNELELAQSYGVPRTLLRTVLTTLLQDGVLRGRHYQRWEFTETLDSVESERESYRFRLTVECAALREPGFRVDHERLLACRERQRALLAQASRHSWMDFFEANAQFHELLASASGNRFILDAVRQQNRLRRMADLSDYPLVNIDLLHKSCREHLQILEAVEDNDLDAAAAHMHSHLSRASDLVERRAMGVLGD
- a CDS encoding NAD(P)-dependent methylenetetrahydromethanopterin dehydrogenase, giving the protein MERPRILHMFTPGPQMSPFDINMAADAGYQIIVPYCGVALDRITGLTQDTIFSRGPKGVARTGIFIGGRDAQLAADMLERARTSMVKPFVVSLMADPSGAYTTAAAMVACVEAALKRNHGHGLEGQRVVILGGTGPVGRVAGVIAAQAGADVYLSSRNGIDAAQEAADETGKRFGVSLHGLSGGDPDAVRRSIADADVLLACAAAGVQVVSGEALGAATRLKVAADVNAVPPEGIAGVGVMDDAKPLAGTQAVGIGALAVGNVKYQTQHRLLVQMCEAEKAQVLSFAEAFAVARAFLVEQAAKTA
- a CDS encoding aspartate aminotransferase family protein; its protein translation is MPFTPNRKFKQSPRLIVGGEGLYYDLADGRRVLDAIAGLWCVNAGHRNPRVSAAMKAQIDVLDYASNFQIGHPAAFELAQRLAQFAPEGMNHVFFTNSGSESVDTALKIALAYHRARGDAGRYRLIGRERAYHGVGFGGISVGGIGRQRSTFGPLLNGVDHLPHTHDLARNAFSRGEPAHGIEKADALEALLALHDASTVAAVIVEPVAGSTGVLPPPRGYLKRLREICDRHGILLIFDEVITGFGRLGANFAADLFGVTPDIITTAKGLTNGAVPMGAVLMRDGIHDAFMQGSVGAIELSHGYTYSGHPLACAAAMATLDAYTEDGLIAQAAALSPFFEDAIHGLRGLPGVIDIRNTGLLGGIELQAWADGPGTHAQAVAQQCADLGVLVRSVGDTIALSPPLTIGREHIGQIADALRTAIAQTARSTDKEA
- a CDS encoding beta-ribofuranosylaminobenzene 5'-phosphate synthase family protein; its protein translation is MTSADLAFAPRHDLGIRTVSVSAPGRLHLGFLDPSGSLGRAFGSLGVVIDGFTTEIELSASPLDHLAADTPAAEAELARAAAHLSLLRQRSGCHAPLSLRLCQVLPPHAGFGSGTQLASAIGRAFAEWHGLDVGTATLAHWLGRGLRSGIGIAGFDTGGLLLDGGPGADGLPAPLLSRIPFPEEWRIVVVQDPVHRGLSGGAEKNAIASLPPLPQAVAADICHQVLMRVLPGAASEEFAPFAAGINRMQQLLGEHFAPAQGGVFTSLAVARLMRWFADASRANGAAIGQSSWGPTGFAIVSSEARAQLLVDAARAGGHVDPQLEIRIVTGRNRGAAVRDRRAPPRDR
- a CDS encoding C45 family autoproteolytic acyltransferase/hydolase, whose product is MDIESFPLYDVEGDARQCGQQYGRAAGDRIDLSLKTYRQAFERVGLGWDRTRALARRFMPLIEAFDAGMMREIEGLAEGAGVPAEDIIALNARSEMLYAFAQLEATEPPDGCTGVVVMPSAARDGKLIHAQNWDWRVESLELGVVLRIQPAKGPAMLTFAEAGTLARAGLNSAGIAVTGNFIKADNDGKQQGVPLALIRRGILQSELYANALGVVCRTARSISNNMILTHADGEAVSLETCPEQVFWQQPENGVLVHANHFKTAAALARVVDRSLETTPDSLYRDRRVTEALHKRAGDLTEQDVLDALQDRFGAPRAVCRSPSAGPGGASSATVATIVMDPAARKMRIAPAPFKAHRFTEYSL
- a CDS encoding ATP-grasp domain-containing protein translates to MPTIAVAAISARAMAEAAAGDGFKVVALDLFGDIDTCRAASRWLPIGTPGSLQIDAASVMAALHTLAKEGADGDPVLGWIAGSGFEGEPDLLEEGAAVLPLIGTAPAAVRRLRDPAAFFGFLSARVMPFPQVLLRPPEDPAGWLMKDAHGCGGWHVRHAPWSMDEPPSSHHYFQREMPGLPMSATFIANGHDVRVLGFNEQSVRRFGTRPYVFCGAIGPVPLPGDVADRVTSIARALTVEFELRGLCSLDFVRDGDTIGVLEINPRPPASMSLYRRPDGSPGVMQAHVRACLQGELPPSTPLPAQDIEGIEIVFARQPIELDAAAARRLAAWPGLRDVPAAGQRFDIDDPVCTLTASGTSAQQVRARLNEGRERLLQSLETHA